The following proteins come from a genomic window of Terribacillus aidingensis:
- a CDS encoding PolC-type DNA polymerase III translates to MSLSRNEKMDMLLEQIQLDTETIEAHFKESQLEKLEVDPKEKSWHFHFQLANLLPPTIYKIFTAKLTEAFAHIAAVNWSIRCVTNTVEAEHIQDYWKDFVLTYPKLSPAYKDLVQTQVPIVNGNKIMLTARNEAEASALKKRLEPAFQTYCEKIGAGLYMLTVTVQEQNMEELTKFREQKAIEDSLLVQKAIKDSEDRAKKQDETPQGPVMIGYAINDEITLMRDIQDEERRMAVQGYVFDVDIRELRSGRHLLIAKVTDYTDSFQIKMFSKGNEDADKFKQLKKGMWIKARGSIQTDNFTNELTMMANDINQITVTLRRDEAEEGEKRVELHAHTLMSQMDAVTSASRLIETAARFGHESIAITDHAVVQSYPEAFAAGKKNNVKVIYGLEANLVDDGVPIAYNSKDINLEKATYIVFDVETTGLSASYDKIIELAAVKFHDGEIVDRFERFANPHQKLSQTIIDLTGITDDMLVDAPEIEDVLNDFNAWMGDDVLVAHNASFDMGFLNQGFKRIGLEKASNAVIDTLELARFLFPQLKNHRLNTLCKFLDIELTQHHRAIYDTEATSYLLWRLLKEAFNKEIMNHNQLNNYMGEGNAYQRSRPYHCTIYVQNEIGLKNMYKLVSMSHVDYFYRVPRIPRSKLEQHREGLIISSGCDKGEVFEAMMQKSKEDAAEAAAFYDVIEVQPPANYYHLIEKELVQNEAHLFDILRNLVELGEDLDKPVVATGNVHYIEEHEKQYRNILIKTQNGNPLSRQTLPDVHFRTTAEMLACFDFLPSEKAKEIVVTNTKKVSDMMEDVKPVKEDLYTPNIDGAEDEMRQMSYDRARSIYGDTLPEIVEKRIEKELKSIIGHGFAVIYLISHKLVKKSLEDGYLVGSRGSVGSSLIATLTDITEVNPLPPHYVCPSCKYNEFFNDGSVASGYDLPEKNCPSCGESLKRDGQDIPFETFLGFKGDKVPDIDLNFSGAYQPQAHNYTKVLFGEDKVYRAGTIGTVAEKTAYGYVKGYASDNQLHIRNAEVDRLVQGCTGVKRTTGQHPGGIIVVPDDQDIYDFTPIQFPADDRNSEWKTTHFDFHSIHDNLLKLDILGHDDPTVIRMLQDLSGIDPKTIPTNDPEVMKIFSGPEALGVTAEQIMCKTGTLGVPEFGTRFVRQMLEDTNPSTFAELVQISGLSHGTDVWLGNAQELINSGICTLPEVIGCRDDIMVYLMHRGLDSSLAFKIMESVRKGKGLQDEWIEEMKKNNVPDWYIDSCLKIKYMFPKAHAAAYVLMAVRIAYFKVHHPILFYAAYFSVRASDFELDTMIKGPEAIRQRINEINQKGHDASPKEKNLVTVLELSLEMCERGFHFQRVDLYKSSATDFLVDGDSLIPPFNAIDGLGTNAALNIVKVREDGEFLSKEDLRERSRISKTVLEYMDQHGCLEGMADQNQLSLF, encoded by the coding sequence ATGAGTTTAAGCCGTAATGAGAAAATGGACATGCTCCTTGAGCAGATTCAGCTTGATACAGAAACTATCGAAGCTCATTTTAAAGAGAGTCAGCTGGAGAAACTGGAAGTCGATCCGAAAGAAAAGTCCTGGCACTTTCATTTTCAATTGGCAAATCTGCTGCCTCCAACCATATATAAAATATTCACTGCTAAGCTGACAGAAGCCTTCGCGCACATTGCAGCTGTGAATTGGTCGATCCGATGTGTTACGAATACAGTGGAAGCTGAACACATCCAGGATTATTGGAAGGATTTTGTACTAACTTATCCAAAACTGTCACCTGCTTATAAGGATCTTGTCCAAACACAGGTCCCAATAGTTAACGGTAATAAGATTATGTTAACTGCCAGGAATGAAGCAGAAGCTAGTGCCCTGAAAAAAAGACTTGAACCCGCCTTTCAAACGTATTGTGAGAAAATCGGTGCAGGCCTTTATATGCTTACTGTTACCGTTCAAGAACAGAACATGGAAGAACTGACGAAATTCCGTGAGCAGAAAGCAATTGAAGATAGCCTTCTCGTTCAAAAGGCTATCAAGGATTCAGAAGACCGTGCGAAGAAGCAGGATGAGACTCCTCAAGGTCCTGTTATGATTGGTTATGCTATCAATGACGAAATCACACTCATGCGGGATATTCAGGATGAAGAACGTCGTATGGCAGTTCAAGGGTATGTTTTTGATGTGGACATACGTGAATTGCGCTCTGGCCGTCACTTGCTCATCGCCAAAGTAACGGACTACACAGACAGTTTCCAAATCAAAATGTTCTCTAAAGGCAATGAAGATGCTGATAAATTCAAGCAGCTCAAAAAAGGCATGTGGATAAAAGCGCGCGGAAGCATCCAGACAGACAACTTCACAAATGAACTGACGATGATGGCAAATGACATCAACCAGATCACTGTCACGCTTCGCCGTGATGAAGCAGAAGAAGGGGAGAAGCGTGTCGAATTGCATGCGCACACGCTTATGAGTCAGATGGATGCTGTTACATCGGCCAGTCGTTTGATTGAAACAGCCGCCAGATTCGGACATGAAAGCATAGCGATCACGGATCACGCTGTCGTACAGAGTTATCCGGAAGCCTTTGCTGCTGGTAAGAAAAACAATGTAAAAGTTATCTATGGCTTGGAAGCCAACCTTGTTGACGATGGCGTTCCGATTGCATACAACAGCAAGGATATCAATTTGGAAAAAGCCACTTATATCGTATTCGACGTGGAGACGACAGGTCTTTCTGCTTCCTATGATAAGATAATCGAATTGGCTGCAGTGAAGTTCCATGATGGAGAAATTGTCGACCGCTTTGAACGGTTTGCTAATCCGCACCAAAAGCTAAGTCAGACGATTATCGACCTGACAGGCATAACGGATGATATGCTCGTTGATGCACCTGAAATCGAGGATGTACTGAATGATTTCAACGCCTGGATGGGCGACGATGTTTTAGTTGCCCATAACGCCAGCTTTGATATGGGATTTTTGAATCAAGGGTTCAAGCGAATTGGTTTGGAGAAGGCGTCGAATGCGGTTATTGATACATTGGAACTTGCCAGGTTCCTGTTTCCGCAGCTGAAGAACCACCGTTTGAATACGCTATGTAAGTTCCTCGATATCGAACTGACACAGCATCACCGGGCAATTTACGATACGGAAGCTACTAGTTATCTGCTTTGGCGATTATTAAAAGAAGCATTCAATAAAGAAATCATGAATCATAATCAGCTTAACAACTATATGGGGGAAGGAAATGCGTACCAGCGTTCCCGTCCCTACCACTGTACAATTTATGTTCAAAATGAAATCGGCTTAAAGAATATGTATAAGCTTGTCAGCATGTCGCATGTTGATTACTTCTACCGTGTTCCGAGAATTCCTCGTTCGAAGCTTGAACAGCATCGGGAGGGCTTGATCATCAGCTCTGGCTGTGACAAAGGTGAAGTGTTCGAGGCGATGATGCAAAAATCGAAGGAAGATGCAGCAGAAGCCGCAGCTTTCTATGATGTGATTGAAGTGCAGCCCCCAGCTAACTATTACCATCTGATCGAGAAAGAGCTGGTGCAGAATGAAGCACATCTATTTGACATTCTACGCAATCTTGTAGAGTTAGGCGAGGATCTGGATAAACCAGTTGTTGCGACAGGTAACGTGCACTATATCGAAGAGCATGAAAAGCAGTACCGAAACATTCTGATCAAGACACAAAATGGTAACCCGCTCAGCAGGCAGACATTGCCGGATGTCCATTTCCGTACGACAGCTGAGATGTTGGCTTGCTTCGATTTCCTGCCTTCTGAAAAAGCGAAAGAGATCGTTGTGACGAACACGAAAAAAGTGTCTGACATGATGGAAGATGTGAAACCGGTAAAAGAAGATCTGTACACACCTAACATCGATGGTGCAGAGGACGAGATGCGCCAGATGAGCTATGATCGTGCCCGCAGCATCTATGGCGATACATTACCGGAAATAGTCGAGAAACGAATCGAAAAGGAACTGAAAAGTATAATCGGCCACGGATTTGCCGTTATTTATCTTATTTCACACAAGCTAGTGAAGAAGTCTCTGGAAGACGGATACTTGGTAGGATCACGTGGATCCGTCGGTTCGTCATTGATCGCGACGCTCACCGATATTACCGAAGTTAACCCGCTGCCGCCGCATTATGTATGCCCAAGCTGCAAGTATAACGAGTTCTTCAATGATGGGTCTGTCGCCAGCGGTTACGATTTGCCTGAGAAGAATTGTCCGTCATGCGGTGAATCTTTGAAGCGGGATGGACAGGATATTCCTTTCGAAACCTTCCTTGGTTTCAAAGGAGATAAAGTTCCCGATATCGATTTGAACTTCTCCGGTGCTTACCAGCCGCAAGCCCATAACTATACGAAAGTACTGTTTGGGGAAGACAAGGTATATCGTGCTGGTACAATTGGTACTGTAGCAGAAAAAACAGCCTATGGTTATGTGAAAGGCTATGCCAGCGATAATCAGCTTCATATCCGAAATGCGGAAGTGGACCGTCTCGTTCAAGGCTGTACTGGAGTGAAAAGGACAACCGGTCAGCATCCAGGTGGTATAATTGTTGTGCCGGATGACCAAGATATATATGACTTCACACCTATCCAGTTCCCTGCAGATGACCGCAATTCAGAATGGAAAACGACCCACTTCGACTTCCACTCGATTCATGATAATCTGCTGAAACTGGATATACTCGGACACGATGATCCGACCGTCATCCGTATGCTTCAGGATTTGTCCGGTATCGATCCAAAAACTATTCCGACAAATGATCCGGAAGTAATGAAGATCTTTTCCGGACCAGAAGCATTAGGTGTGACGGCAGAACAAATTATGTGTAAAACAGGTACACTCGGCGTGCCAGAGTTCGGAACGCGTTTTGTCCGACAGATGCTGGAGGATACGAATCCATCCACTTTTGCCGAGCTTGTCCAGATTTCCGGACTATCCCATGGTACAGATGTATGGCTAGGCAATGCCCAGGAATTGATCAACAGCGGCATTTGCACATTACCTGAAGTAATTGGCTGTCGTGATGACATCATGGTTTATCTGATGCACCGGGGTCTTGATTCATCGCTTGCGTTCAAGATCATGGAGTCTGTCCGAAAAGGGAAAGGGCTTCAGGATGAATGGATCGAAGAGATGAAGAAGAACAATGTACCGGATTGGTATATCGATTCATGTCTGAAAATCAAGTACATGTTCCCAAAAGCCCACGCAGCTGCATATGTTCTTATGGCTGTACGGATTGCCTACTTCAAGGTGCATCATCCGATTCTCTTCTATGCTGCGTACTTCAGTGTACGTGCTAGTGATTTCGAGCTTGATACGATGATCAAAGGACCAGAAGCAATCCGCCAGCGTATAAACGAAATCAACCAAAAGGGTCATGATGCTTCTCCAAAAGAGAAGAACCTTGTGACTGTACTGGAGCTATCCCTTGAAATGTGTGAGCGAGGCTTCCATTTCCAGCGGGTTGATTTGTACAAATCCAGTGCTACTGACTTTCTTGTTGACGGAGACAGCTTGATTCCGCCGTTCAATGCAATTGACGGACTAGGTACCAATGCTGCGCTCAATATCGTGAAAGTACGGGAAGATGGAGAGTTTCTGTCAAAAGAGGATTTGCGTGAACGAAGCAGGATAAGTAAAACGGTATTGGAGTATATGGATCAGCATGGCTGTCTGGAAGGAATGGCTGACCAGAACCAGCTTTCGCTATTCTAA
- the rimP gene encoding ribosome maturation factor RimP: MAANITEVTESYLQPIVEELQLELVDVEFVKEGKNWFLRVYVDKTEGIDIEECAIVSEKLSEILDENDPVDFPYFLEVSSPGAERPLKTKQAITKSIGKTVHVKLYEPIDNEKEYQGTLKAFEDDVLTLEVMIKARKKEVSLPYEKIAKARLAVTFN, encoded by the coding sequence TTGGCAGCCAATATAACGGAAGTTACGGAAAGCTATCTACAACCGATCGTGGAAGAGCTGCAGCTTGAGTTGGTTGATGTAGAATTCGTCAAGGAAGGCAAGAATTGGTTCCTGCGTGTTTATGTCGACAAAACGGAAGGCATTGATATCGAGGAATGCGCCATCGTCTCTGAAAAGTTGAGTGAAATCCTAGATGAGAATGACCCGGTTGATTTTCCGTACTTTCTGGAGGTTTCTTCGCCAGGAGCGGAAAGACCACTGAAAACGAAACAAGCAATCACAAAAAGCATCGGTAAGACAGTACATGTAAAGCTATATGAGCCGATCGATAACGAGAAAGAGTATCAAGGTACATTGAAGGCGTTCGAAGACGATGTATTGACATTGGAAGTCATGATCAAAGCGAGGAAAAAGGAAGTGTCCCTTCCATATGAGAAAATCGCGAAGGCACGTCTGGCTGTAACGTTTAACTAA